One Glutamicibacter mishrai genomic window carries:
- a CDS encoding 2-hydroxyacid dehydrogenase, producing MSAQRTISFPSQDLIDAVGAFPENLKPVLWDLNNDPQVPLDDIEIAVMPYMATADTLRSIRKAENLKVVQTQTTGYDGMVELIGDRADINTAAGVHAASTAEMAIGLAIASLRGFPQAVRDQQEDHWNPRQWPGLADRTVGLVGVGGIGHEIRKRLEPFEVNLLRYGSAARTDEYGQVFATSDLPAHAPKIDVLILIVPLNDSTHHLVDAPLLAKLPDGATVVNVARGPVVDTDALVAEVASGRLNVASDVFDPEPLTQDHPLWKCPNALIIPHNGGNTAAFFPRMVKLLQRQVAAWSAGETGENLVHRS from the coding sequence ATGAGCGCCCAACGAACTATTTCTTTTCCGAGCCAAGACCTCATTGACGCGGTCGGGGCTTTTCCCGAGAACCTCAAACCGGTGCTGTGGGACTTGAACAACGACCCGCAGGTACCGCTGGACGACATCGAAATCGCCGTGATGCCCTATATGGCGACTGCCGATACCTTGCGCTCCATCCGCAAGGCGGAAAACCTGAAAGTCGTCCAGACCCAGACCACCGGATATGACGGCATGGTCGAACTTATCGGAGATCGCGCCGATATCAACACCGCAGCCGGCGTCCACGCCGCATCAACGGCGGAGATGGCCATCGGCCTGGCCATCGCCTCACTGCGCGGTTTCCCTCAAGCGGTCCGAGATCAGCAGGAGGACCACTGGAATCCGCGACAGTGGCCCGGGCTTGCAGATCGAACTGTGGGGCTGGTCGGAGTTGGCGGCATTGGTCATGAAATCCGTAAGCGGCTGGAGCCATTCGAGGTCAATCTCCTGCGCTATGGCTCTGCCGCTCGCACCGATGAGTACGGACAGGTCTTCGCAACCAGTGATCTGCCCGCCCACGCGCCGAAAATCGACGTATTGATACTGATTGTTCCGCTCAACGATTCCACCCATCATCTGGTTGACGCACCGCTGCTGGCCAAGCTCCCAGACGGCGCCACCGTCGTCAACGTGGCACGTGGCCCGGTAGTCGACACTGATGCACTTGTGGCTGAAGTCGCTTCGGGACGCCTTAATGTCGCTTCGGATGTATTCGATCCAGAGCCCCTGACACAGGACCACCCTCTATGGAAATGCCCGAATGCACTGATCATTCCGCATAATGGCGGCAACACCGCGGCCTTCTTCCCGCGCATGGTCAAGTTGCTGCAGCGTCAGGTCGCCGCTTGGTCAGCCGGTGAAACCGGCGAGAATCTCGTGCACCGCAGCTAA
- the bcp gene encoding thioredoxin-dependent thiol peroxidase, which produces MSTSEATARLSTGDRAPEFNLSDAAGNSVALADYRGQKVIVYFYPAASTPGCTKQACDFRDSLASLQASGYQVLGVSPDGVSKLEKFVANEELNFPLLSDEDHAVAEAYGAWGEKKNYGRVYEGLIRSTIVVDEEGTVSLAQYNVRATGHVAKLRRDLGLDPK; this is translated from the coding sequence ATGAGTACTTCCGAAGCAACCGCACGCCTGTCCACCGGCGACCGGGCACCTGAATTCAACTTGAGCGACGCCGCCGGCAATTCCGTAGCACTAGCCGATTATCGCGGGCAGAAGGTCATTGTCTATTTCTACCCCGCCGCCTCAACTCCAGGGTGCACCAAGCAGGCCTGCGATTTCCGCGACTCGCTGGCATCGCTGCAGGCCTCGGGCTACCAGGTACTGGGGGTTTCCCCGGACGGGGTCTCGAAGCTGGAAAAGTTCGTGGCCAATGAAGAGCTGAACTTCCCGCTGCTTTCGGATGAGGATCATGCCGTGGCCGAAGCCTATGGCGCATGGGGCGAGAAGAAGAACTATGGCCGCGTGTACGAGGGGCTGATCCGGTCAACGATCGTTGTTGACGAGGAGGGCACGGTGAGCCTGGCGCAGTATAACGTCCGGGCCACCGGGCACGTGGCGAAGTTACGCCGTGACTTGGGCCTTGATCCGAAATAG
- a CDS encoding MarR family winged helix-turn-helix transcriptional regulator: MAEERLPTTYGLAASDPQQILIDRRNISASDLEQIERIMGEMGRMRQIERKIMRSSQRFMKLNETDMRALRQMIAAKNTGKVLTPSDLREYLGISSASVTKMVDRLEANGHVRRSQHPTDRRSQCIEVTEQTHLAAREQLGRHHAQRFQVARSMTAEEREIVIRFLSATSNALEGSLEQAAEQGQ; the protein is encoded by the coding sequence ATGGCCGAAGAGCGTTTGCCTACCACCTACGGGCTGGCGGCATCTGACCCGCAGCAGATCCTGATTGATCGCCGGAATATCAGCGCCTCGGATCTCGAGCAGATCGAACGGATCATGGGTGAAATGGGGCGCATGAGGCAAATCGAGCGCAAGATCATGCGCAGTTCGCAACGTTTCATGAAACTCAATGAGACGGATATGCGGGCGTTGCGGCAGATGATTGCCGCAAAGAACACGGGCAAGGTGCTGACCCCGTCGGACCTGCGCGAGTACCTGGGGATATCCAGTGCCTCGGTAACCAAGATGGTCGACCGGCTTGAAGCCAACGGCCATGTCAGGCGAAGCCAGCATCCCACCGACCGGCGTTCGCAGTGCATCGAAGTCACCGAGCAGACGCACTTGGCCGCGCGCGAGCAATTGGGACGGCACCATGCGCAACGATTCCAAGTCGCCCGCTCCATGACTGCCGAGGAGCGCGAGATCGTGATCCGCTTTCTCTCGGCGACCTCTAATGCACTGGAGGGGAGCCTGGAGCAGGCCGCGGAGCAGGGGCAGTAG
- a CDS encoding SDR family oxidoreductase, with the protein MSLIAVTGATGYIGGRLVPRLLRNGHQVRVFTRDAQRLRDIPWHDEVEIIEGDLEDAEAVNRLCRGVALVYYLVHSMSGTRNFAEQEKNCAAIMARAAKHQGVEQVVYLSGLHPQGQLSEHLASRVAVGKILASSVDTLVLQAGLVIGSGSASFEMIRHLSDVLPVMPAPRWVTNQVQPIAVRDALHYLVRAAQLKEPVQGVYDIGGPKAYSYAQLMKIYARCAGLREPSVWALPLLTPRLASHWVNLVTPLPRTLASALVQSLQHDCVMGSREIDTLIPAPAEGLCDYPRAVELALEKIEADAVETTWATAHPLSAPAEPLPSDPQWAGRKSYSDVRRATTTASAPELFQVVQRLGGDSPYFAFPTLWKLRGLLDKLAGGVGSRRTRRSKSTLALGDVLDWWRVEALQQDRLLRLRAEMRVPGQAWLEYRLSPQENGETELVQRAVYFPRGLWGRCYWWAVYPFHGIIFPATIKNIVAAAEHDNQQV; encoded by the coding sequence ATGAGCCTGATCGCAGTCACCGGAGCCACCGGATACATTGGCGGGCGGCTGGTCCCCCGGCTCCTGCGCAACGGGCATCAGGTGCGGGTCTTCACCCGGGACGCACAGCGCCTTCGCGATATTCCGTGGCACGACGAGGTCGAGATCATCGAAGGCGATCTGGAAGACGCCGAGGCGGTCAACCGGCTGTGCCGCGGCGTCGCGCTGGTCTACTACCTGGTTCACTCCATGTCCGGAACGCGCAATTTTGCCGAGCAGGAAAAGAACTGCGCCGCCATCATGGCCCGGGCCGCGAAGCACCAGGGTGTTGAGCAGGTGGTGTACCTCTCGGGCCTGCACCCGCAAGGGCAGCTGAGCGAGCATCTGGCATCGCGCGTGGCCGTGGGGAAGATCCTGGCCTCGTCGGTGGACACCCTGGTGCTCCAAGCAGGACTGGTGATCGGGTCGGGGTCGGCCAGCTTCGAGATGATCCGGCATTTGAGCGACGTGCTGCCGGTGATGCCGGCTCCGCGCTGGGTCACCAATCAGGTTCAGCCCATCGCCGTGCGCGACGCGCTGCACTACCTGGTCCGCGCCGCGCAGCTGAAAGAGCCGGTGCAGGGCGTCTACGATATCGGCGGCCCGAAGGCCTACAGCTATGCGCAACTGATGAAGATCTACGCCCGTTGCGCAGGCCTGCGCGAACCCTCGGTGTGGGCCTTGCCCCTGCTGACGCCGCGGCTGGCCTCGCACTGGGTGAACCTGGTCACCCCGCTGCCGCGCACCCTGGCCTCGGCTCTGGTGCAATCCCTGCAGCACGACTGCGTCATGGGCTCCCGCGAGATCGACACGCTGATTCCCGCGCCGGCGGAAGGCTTGTGCGACTACCCCAGGGCGGTGGAGCTGGCGTTGGAGAAAATCGAGGCGGACGCGGTGGAGACCACGTGGGCCACGGCCCATCCGCTGTCGGCACCAGCCGAGCCCTTGCCGTCCGACCCGCAATGGGCCGGGCGCAAGAGCTACAGCGACGTCCGCCGGGCCACCACGACGGCCAGCGCACCAGAGTTGTTCCAGGTGGTACAACGACTCGGCGGGGACTCCCCCTATTTCGCCTTTCCCACGCTGTGGAAGTTGCGCGGGCTGCTGGACAAGCTGGCCGGAGGCGTGGGCTCTCGCCGCACGCGGCGCTCCAAGAGCACCTTGGCCCTGGGCGATGTTCTGGACTGGTGGCGCGTGGAAGCCCTCCAGCAGGACCGGCTGCTGCGATTGCGGGCTGAAATGCGCGTCCCTGGCCAGGCGTGGCTGGAGTATCGGCTGAGCCCCCAAGAGAACGGGGAGACCGAGCTGGTCCAACGCGCGGTGTATTTCCCACGCGGCCTGTGGGGACGATGCTACTGGTGGGCCGTGTACCCGTTCCACGGGATCATCTTCCCGGCCACCATCAAGAATATCGTGGCGGCCGCCGAACACGATAACCAGCAGGTGTAG
- a CDS encoding tryptophan-rich sensory protein has product MNRSPDPALSPGAQRIGDPLWTTPLLTALSLLIAIAVSFIGSGAFGGTPVQQVAGGYLSADATLLAPAGPAFSIWSVVYTGLAVYGIYQLTAPGRRSGWGAKLRVPAMISALLNAAWISVVQLGWLGFSVIVIFALVAVLAWMIRLMSSGTPGSRTEYWVIWLTFGLYLGWVCVASIANVAAWLLSLGVGEGARWAPATAVALVVVAALMAMAISYYAGNAFAALAISWGLAWIGVSRLAGSNPSEIVGYASLGCALAALLGSLLIAWRRRTAAGAGAGGRIS; this is encoded by the coding sequence GTGAATCGATCGCCTGACCCCGCACTATCGCCCGGCGCGCAGCGCATCGGTGATCCGCTATGGACCACCCCGTTGCTCACCGCCCTGTCCCTGCTCATTGCCATCGCCGTATCTTTCATCGGCAGCGGCGCCTTCGGCGGAACCCCGGTCCAGCAAGTTGCCGGCGGCTACCTGAGCGCCGATGCGACCCTGCTGGCCCCGGCTGGGCCCGCCTTCTCCATCTGGAGCGTGGTCTATACCGGGCTTGCGGTCTATGGCATCTACCAGCTCACCGCCCCGGGACGGCGCTCCGGCTGGGGTGCGAAACTCAGGGTTCCCGCGATGATCTCGGCCCTGCTCAACGCGGCCTGGATTTCCGTGGTCCAGCTGGGTTGGCTCGGCTTCAGCGTGATCGTCATTTTCGCGCTCGTCGCCGTCCTTGCCTGGATGATCCGCCTCATGTCCTCCGGAACCCCGGGCTCACGCACCGAGTACTGGGTGATCTGGCTGACCTTCGGGCTCTACCTCGGGTGGGTCTGCGTGGCCAGCATCGCGAACGTGGCCGCCTGGCTGCTCTCGCTGGGTGTCGGCGAAGGTGCTCGGTGGGCCCCCGCAACGGCCGTAGCGCTGGTGGTGGTTGCCGCGCTGATGGCCATGGCCATCAGCTACTACGCCGGCAATGCCTTCGCCGCCTTGGCCATCAGCTGGGGCCTGGCCTGGATCGGCGTGAGCCGGTTGGCCGGGAGCAACCCCTCGGAGATCGTTGGCTATGCCTCGCTGGGCTGCGCGCTGGCCGCGTTGCTCGGCTCGCTGCTGATTGCGTGGCGGCGCCGAACCGCGGCCGGTGCCGGTGCAGGAGGGAGAATTTCATGA
- a CDS encoding MarR family winged helix-turn-helix transcriptional regulator has product MRHTPPLRTSDLFRVLLGLQRAYAQSEVRFRSSLNLNDTDLRAVNLLRSRQTPSPGELARELGLSSAGITSVLDRLEARQMVQREHHGSDRRRTLVRPGRAFPGNAGASMVLLRGLHRFYSQLDEPTRLALGHLLAQIHRELEATGATVPAAPTPTPTTPRSSDQ; this is encoded by the coding sequence ATGCGCCACACACCTCCGCTTCGAACCTCGGATTTGTTCCGGGTGCTCCTGGGCCTGCAGCGTGCCTATGCACAGAGTGAAGTGCGTTTTCGTTCCAGCCTCAACCTGAACGATACAGATCTGCGGGCCGTCAACCTCCTGCGCTCCCGGCAAACGCCCAGCCCCGGCGAACTCGCCCGGGAACTGGGGCTTTCCTCGGCCGGGATCACCTCGGTGCTTGATCGCCTCGAGGCCCGGCAGATGGTCCAGCGCGAGCACCACGGATCGGATCGACGCCGGACACTGGTGCGCCCGGGCCGCGCATTCCCCGGGAACGCCGGCGCCTCGATGGTGCTCCTGCGCGGCCTGCACCGGTTCTACTCCCAGCTCGATGAGCCGACCCGCCTCGCGCTGGGCCATCTGCTGGCCCAGATCCATCGGGAGCTGGAAGCCACCGGCGCGACGGTGCCCGCAGCCCCCACACCCACCCCCACCACGCCCCGGAGCAGTGACCAATGA
- a CDS encoding polyprenyl synthetase family protein translates to MTTHTRSHRGQPADAQPNSGEARLIDDPTRAAISQRLAQIGTQAKARAAAYSRTTAELWAEISGGLATGKMMRPALVILGYRAFGGRNEARAIDLGCAFELLHTALLIHDDVVDRDFVRRSEPTISARYRDQARAAGRSLAEAEHAGNSVAIIAGDLLINEAIKHAIKAAAGTDAEAAVEQAFFQGIEQAGAGELEDLLFSLGATPATTSEVLRMEQLKTAAYSFQLPLQAGALLAGASSSQADDLGTVGCQLGVAYQVIDDVLGTFGDPMRTGKSVESDLREFKSTILLALAAEQPEFAALLVEFRSGRIPAQQIREELTAQGAERFARQLAEQLCARATGSVAFLDLPDEAQALLRTCSHLILNRSR, encoded by the coding sequence ATGACCACGCACACACGAAGCCATCGCGGCCAACCCGCCGACGCCCAGCCGAACAGCGGCGAGGCCCGGCTCATCGACGACCCCACCCGCGCGGCCATCAGCCAGCGCCTGGCCCAGATCGGGACGCAGGCGAAAGCGCGGGCAGCCGCCTACTCGCGGACCACCGCCGAGCTCTGGGCGGAAATCTCCGGCGGCCTGGCCACCGGAAAGATGATGCGCCCGGCCTTGGTCATTCTCGGCTACCGCGCTTTCGGCGGCCGCAACGAAGCGCGGGCCATTGACCTGGGGTGCGCCTTCGAGCTGCTGCACACCGCCCTGCTGATCCACGACGACGTGGTGGACAGGGACTTCGTGCGCCGTTCGGAACCGACCATCTCGGCCCGCTACCGGGATCAGGCGAGGGCGGCCGGGCGGAGCCTGGCCGAGGCCGAGCATGCCGGGAACTCGGTGGCGATCATCGCCGGGGACCTGCTGATCAATGAGGCCATCAAGCACGCCATCAAGGCCGCCGCGGGGACCGACGCGGAAGCCGCGGTGGAGCAGGCTTTCTTCCAGGGCATCGAGCAGGCAGGGGCCGGCGAACTCGAGGACCTGCTCTTCTCCCTGGGCGCCACGCCGGCGACCACCAGCGAAGTGCTGCGCATGGAGCAGTTGAAGACCGCGGCCTACTCCTTCCAGCTGCCGCTGCAGGCCGGGGCGCTGCTGGCCGGGGCTTCCAGCTCGCAGGCCGATGACCTGGGCACCGTGGGGTGCCAGCTCGGCGTGGCCTACCAGGTCATCGACGATGTGCTGGGCACCTTCGGGGATCCGATGCGCACCGGGAAGTCCGTGGAATCGGACCTGCGTGAATTCAAGAGCACCATCTTGCTGGCGCTGGCCGCCGAGCAGCCCGAGTTCGCGGCGCTGCTGGTCGAGTTCCGGTCCGGCCGCATTCCAGCCCAGCAAATCCGCGAGGAATTGACGGCCCAGGGGGCCGAGCGCTTCGCCCGGCAGCTTGCCGAGCAATTGTGCGCGCGGGCCACCGGCTCGGTGGCCTTCCTCGATCTGCCCGATGAGGCCCAGGCGCTCCTTCGCACCTGCAGCCACCTGATTCTGAATCGAAGCCGATGA
- a CDS encoding phytoene/squalene synthase family protein — protein sequence MNLIKPRGIAPQAPALQRYSLTAQRSAKVLLEQYSTSFSLACRLLDAASATHIANIYALVRLADEIVDGVAQQAGLDAGDIAACLDDLEAETRRAMQRGYSTNMVVHAFALSARATGIGTELTTPFFCSMRADLTTSTHDAHSLEHYIYGSAEVIGLMCLQVFRAIDSAPELRPEQVEQAQRSARSLGAAFQKVNFLRDLAQDSLDLGRAYFPGIDARDFGEADKALLVQQIDADLATARSGLELLAPPAARAVRLAHDLFRELNRQLAAAPAKELLRTRISVSTGRKALIAARVLVPWAGPREAKTQAGGGK from the coding sequence ATGAACCTGATCAAGCCCCGGGGCATCGCCCCGCAAGCCCCGGCATTGCAGCGGTACTCGCTGACCGCCCAGCGCAGCGCCAAGGTGCTGCTCGAGCAGTACTCCACCTCCTTCTCGCTGGCCTGCCGGCTGCTGGATGCGGCCAGCGCCACGCATATCGCCAACATCTACGCCCTGGTGCGGCTCGCCGATGAAATCGTGGACGGGGTGGCGCAGCAGGCCGGCCTGGACGCCGGGGACATCGCGGCCTGCCTGGATGACCTGGAAGCCGAAACCCGGCGCGCGATGCAGCGCGGCTACAGCACCAACATGGTGGTGCATGCCTTCGCGCTCTCGGCCCGGGCCACCGGCATCGGCACCGAGCTGACCACCCCCTTCTTCTGCTCCATGCGGGCGGACTTGACGACATCAACCCACGACGCGCACAGCCTGGAGCACTACATCTACGGCTCGGCCGAAGTCATCGGGCTGATGTGCCTGCAGGTCTTCCGCGCCATCGACTCGGCCCCCGAGCTGCGCCCGGAGCAGGTGGAACAGGCCCAGCGTTCGGCCCGCAGCCTCGGGGCGGCCTTCCAGAAGGTCAACTTCCTGCGCGATCTGGCCCAGGACAGCCTGGATTTGGGGCGCGCCTACTTCCCGGGCATCGATGCGCGGGACTTCGGCGAGGCGGACAAGGCCCTGCTGGTCCAGCAGATCGATGCCGACCTGGCCACCGCGCGTTCCGGGCTGGAACTGCTGGCTCCGCCGGCAGCCCGTGCCGTCCGCCTGGCCCATGACCTCTTCCGGGAGCTGAACCGCCAACTGGCCGCGGCCCCCGCGAAGGAGCTGCTGCGCACCCGCATCTCGGTCTCCACCGGCCGCAAGGCGCTGATCGCCGCGCGGGTGCTCGTGCCCTGGGCAGGACCCAGGGAAGCCAAGACGCAGGCAGGGGGCGGCAAATGA
- the crtI gene encoding phytoene desaturase family protein, producing the protein MSGAPQDVVVIGAGFSGLASAGLLAARGCKVTLLEQHNHVGGRSGRLERDGFRFDTGPSWYLMPEVFEHWFSLMGTSASEQLDLRPLPIGYRTFFQGRQAPVDVGTGTAVRELFETLEPGSAPALDEYLRTGREGYELALQHFLYDDFSSLGSLLKPAILRRLPQLAPLLGSSLEKYLARRFQSTELRQILGYPAVFLGSSPERTPALYQLMSHLDLADGVKYPMGGFAALADAMADLAAQHGADIRLGATATAIETSSRGQAAVTAVEWIDVHGQCHRTPAQQVIAAADAQHLDRRLLPERLQTHSARRFARRDPGPSAVLVCLGVTGELPELRHHNLLFTRDWADNFARIRQGRALQEETSIYVCKPSATDPGVAPEGCENLFILVPAPAAPEWGHGGADGNGESMVEQVADAAIDQLAAWAGIQDLRERIVVRQSIGPADFEQQYGAYRGGALGLAHTLGQSAMLRPGNHSTKVSGLHYAGSTVRPGIGVPMCLISGELAAKAVLGLTDPGPLREQPPAGSEGKAGA; encoded by the coding sequence ATGAGCGGCGCGCCGCAGGACGTCGTGGTCATCGGCGCCGGATTCTCCGGACTGGCCAGCGCAGGGCTGCTCGCGGCCCGGGGATGCAAGGTCACGCTGCTGGAGCAGCACAACCATGTCGGGGGCCGCTCGGGACGCCTCGAGCGCGACGGCTTCCGATTCGACACCGGCCCGTCGTGGTACCTCATGCCGGAGGTCTTCGAGCACTGGTTCTCCCTGATGGGAACCAGCGCCAGCGAGCAACTGGATCTGCGCCCCTTGCCCATCGGCTACCGCACCTTTTTCCAGGGGCGGCAGGCACCGGTGGACGTGGGCACCGGCACCGCGGTCCGCGAGCTGTTCGAGACCCTGGAACCCGGCAGCGCGCCGGCCCTGGACGAGTACCTGCGCACCGGGCGAGAAGGCTATGAACTGGCCCTCCAGCACTTCTTGTACGATGATTTCAGCTCGCTGGGATCACTGCTCAAGCCCGCGATCCTGCGCCGGCTCCCGCAGCTGGCGCCGCTGCTGGGATCGAGCTTGGAGAAGTATCTCGCGCGGCGTTTCCAGAGCACGGAACTGCGCCAGATCCTGGGCTATCCGGCCGTGTTCCTCGGGTCCAGCCCGGAGCGCACCCCGGCGCTGTACCAGCTGATGAGCCACCTGGACCTGGCCGACGGCGTCAAGTACCCGATGGGCGGGTTCGCCGCGCTGGCGGATGCCATGGCCGATCTGGCGGCGCAGCACGGGGCGGACATCAGATTGGGCGCCACGGCCACCGCCATCGAGACCAGCTCCCGGGGCCAGGCCGCGGTCACCGCGGTGGAATGGATCGATGTGCACGGTCAATGCCATCGGACCCCGGCGCAGCAGGTCATCGCCGCGGCGGATGCGCAGCATCTTGATCGCCGGCTGCTCCCAGAACGCCTGCAGACCCATTCGGCGCGCCGCTTCGCGCGCCGGGACCCTGGGCCCAGCGCGGTCCTGGTGTGCCTGGGCGTCACCGGGGAACTGCCGGAATTGCGGCACCACAACCTGCTGTTCACCCGTGATTGGGCCGATAATTTCGCGCGCATCCGCCAGGGGCGCGCCCTGCAGGAGGAAACCAGCATCTACGTGTGCAAGCCCAGCGCCACGGATCCCGGCGTCGCGCCGGAGGGCTGCGAGAACCTGTTCATCCTCGTTCCCGCCCCGGCCGCCCCTGAATGGGGCCATGGCGGTGCCGACGGCAACGGGGAGAGCATGGTGGAGCAGGTGGCCGACGCGGCCATCGACCAGCTCGCCGCCTGGGCCGGGATCCAGGACCTGCGCGAGCGCATCGTGGTGCGCCAGAGCATCGGGCCCGCGGATTTCGAACAGCAGTACGGGGCCTACCGCGGCGGGGCCCTCGGGCTGGCCCACACGCTGGGCCAAAGCGCCATGCTGCGCCCAGGCAATCACAGCACCAAGGTCTCGGGACTGCACTATGCCGGCAGCACCGTGCGCCCGGGCATCGGCGTGCCCATGTGCTTGATCAGCGGGGAGCTGGCGGCCAAGGCCGTGCTGGGTCTCACCGACCCGGGCCCGCTGCGCGAGCAGCCGCCGGCCGGCTCTGAAGGGAAGGCGGGGGCATGA
- a CDS encoding lycopene cyclase domain-containing protein has product MIYLGILLFLLACMALLDARFTLFVFAAPLRALLCLAAGTGFFVLWDVLAIERGIFVHKESELMTGIMVGEQFPLEEVFFLVFLCYCSMIAVAGTHRLGARSPRPSRGGRNDPKEPGNVS; this is encoded by the coding sequence ATGATTTACCTGGGCATCCTGCTTTTCCTTCTGGCCTGCATGGCATTGCTCGATGCCCGGTTCACGCTCTTCGTCTTCGCTGCGCCGCTGCGGGCGCTGCTGTGCTTGGCCGCGGGCACCGGGTTCTTCGTGCTCTGGGATGTTCTGGCTATCGAACGCGGGATTTTCGTGCACAAGGAATCCGAGCTGATGACCGGGATCATGGTGGGCGAGCAATTCCCGCTGGAAGAGGTGTTCTTCCTGGTTTTCCTCTGCTACTGCTCGATGATCGCCGTGGCCGGCACGCACCGGCTCGGCGCCCGAAGTCCGCGCCCCAGCCGCGGCGGCCGCAACGATCCCAAGGAGCCGGGCAATGTTTCTTGA
- a CDS encoding lycopene cyclase domain-containing protein has protein sequence MFLEMSLLFLAAASLVFLAGLLASRRRLRTVARPMLLAMGLMLLLTAVFDNLMIAAGLFDYGSHALSGVRVGLAPIEDFFYAACAVLLVPGLWWLTEPLERRRAAGQRSAKPTGRTPQP, from the coding sequence ATGTTTCTTGAAATGAGCCTGTTGTTCCTCGCCGCGGCCAGCCTCGTGTTCCTGGCGGGGCTGCTGGCCAGCCGACGGCGGCTGCGCACCGTGGCACGGCCCATGCTGCTGGCCATGGGCCTGATGCTGCTGCTCACCGCGGTCTTCGACAACCTGATGATTGCCGCGGGCCTGTTCGACTATGGAAGCCACGCGCTGTCCGGGGTCCGGGTGGGCTTGGCGCCGATCGAGGATTTCTTCTACGCCGCCTGCGCGGTGCTCCTGGTTCCGGGGCTCTGGTGGCTCACCGAGCCGCTGGAGCGCCGCCGCGCAGCCGGCCAGCGTTCTGCTAAGCCAACCGGAAGGACCCCGCAACCATGA
- a CDS encoding prenyltransferase, which produces MNTAYPFAAAYLLAGGGLDAMLIVGSLFFLFPYNLVMYGVNDVFDYESDLRNPRKGGIEGALLARQSHRMILLACLVLAAPFLAVLVLAGDLAANAVLAGSMAAVLAYSLPVLRFKERAGLDSLTSAVHFVSPAVYGWILAGAPVHRTQWMVFGAFLLWGVASHALGAVQDIIPDRAAKLGSIAASLGARPTVFLVLGAYVLAGAMIFFGVSGLPRLAGLLAVPYVLNVLPHVGVDDDSSGTVNRAWKRFLWINYLCGFLLTMLLISTAVFTG; this is translated from the coding sequence GTGAATACCGCCTATCCCTTCGCCGCCGCCTATCTCTTGGCCGGAGGCGGGCTCGATGCGATGCTCATCGTGGGCAGCCTCTTCTTCTTGTTCCCCTACAATCTGGTGATGTACGGGGTCAATGACGTCTTCGACTACGAGTCCGACCTGCGCAACCCGCGCAAGGGCGGCATCGAAGGCGCGCTGCTGGCCCGGCAGAGCCATCGAATGATCCTGCTGGCCTGCCTGGTGCTGGCCGCACCGTTCCTGGCCGTGTTGGTGCTGGCCGGCGACCTGGCAGCCAATGCGGTGCTGGCGGGCTCGATGGCCGCTGTGCTGGCCTACAGCCTCCCGGTCCTGCGGTTCAAGGAGCGGGCCGGGCTGGATTCGCTGACCAGCGCCGTGCACTTTGTCTCCCCGGCGGTCTACGGGTGGATCCTGGCCGGTGCTCCCGTGCACCGGACCCAGTGGATGGTTTTCGGGGCGTTCCTGCTGTGGGGCGTGGCCAGCCATGCCTTGGGCGCGGTGCAGGACATCATCCCCGATCGCGCAGCGAAGCTCGGGTCCATCGCGGCATCCCTGGGCGCGCGCCCCACGGTGTTCCTGGTGCTTGGCGCCTATGTGCTGGCCGGAGCCATGATCTTTTTCGGCGTGTCGGGCCTGCCGCGGCTGGCCGGCCTGCTTGCTGTGCCCTATGTGCTCAATGTGCTCCCGCATGTGGGCGTCGACGATGACTCGTCGGGTACGGTTAACCGGGCGTGGAAGAGATTTTTGTGGATTAACTACCTGTGCGGATTCCTGCTGACCATGCTGCTCATTTCCACCGCCGTGTTCACGGGCTAA